In one Aquila chrysaetos chrysaetos chromosome 24, bAquChr1.4, whole genome shotgun sequence genomic region, the following are encoded:
- the KIF21B gene encoding kinesin-like protein KIF21B isoform X2, protein MAAPDSCVKVAVRIRPQLSKEKIEGCHICTSVTPGEPQVLLGKDKAFTYDFVFDLDTWQEQIYTTCVGKLIEGCFEGYNATVLAYGQTGAGKTYTMGTGFDMNISEEEQGIIPRAIGHLFSGIEERKQAAQSQGVAAPEFKVSAQFLELYNEEILDLFDSTRDPDARHRKSNIKIHEDASGSIYTTGVTSRLISSQDELIQCLKQGALSRTTASTQMNVQSSRSHAIFTIHLCQMRVCTRPELVNGEVNSLLDGAQPTTEYETLTAKFHFVDLAGSERLKRTGATGERAKEGISINCGLLALGNVISALGDQSKKVVHVPYRDSKLTRLLQDSLGGNSQTIMIACVSPSDRDFMETLNTLKYANRARNIKNKVVVNQDKTSQQISALRAEIARLQMELMEYKAGKRVIGEDGSEGYSDLFRENAMLQKENSTLRMRVKAMQEAIDAINSRVTHLMSQEANLMLAKAGDGNEAIGTLIQNYIREIEELRTKLLESESMNESLRRSLSRVSARPPYSMGSSPASGLAGLCSPAAPVETEASDVLRRAKQDLERLKKKERRQRRKSPEKEAFKKRQKLQQDNGEETDENEVEEEEEEQDESGCEEEDGHEDEDEDSASEESLVDSDSDAEEKAVNFQADLADLTCEIEIKQKLIDELENSQRRLQTLKHQYEEKLILLQNKIRDTQLERDRVLQNLSTMECYTEEKANKIKADYEKRLKEMNRDLQKLQAAQKEHARLLKNQSRYERELRKLQAEVAEMKKAKVALMKQMREEQQRRRLAETKRNREIAQLKKEQRRQEFQIRALESQKRQQEIVLRRKTQEVSALRRLAKPMSDRVAGRTSQKPAMLDSGAEVSASTTSSEPESGARSVSSIVRQWNRKINNFLGDPSSSVNGARPARKKFPKKGASQTFSKAARLKWQSLERRIFDIVMQRMTIVNLEADMERLIKKREELALLQEALLGKRMKLQAESPKEQKGLQELNEEIEVLGANIDYINDSISDCQATIMQIEETKEELDSTDTSVVISSCSLAEARLLLDNFLKASIDKGLQVAQKEAQIRLLEGRLRQTDMTSSSQNHAILDALREKAESHPELQALIHNVQQENGYTSTDEEVSEFSLASDGSISQSFTMKGSASQDDFKFKGEPKLSGQMKAVSAECLGPTLDVSTKNITKSLASLMEIKEDGISFSIRDPYYKEKVSRTISLPTRGSTFPRQSRGSDTSPLTRRKSYDRGQPARPPDVGFTPPSSPPTRPRNDRNVFSRLTSNQSQGSALDKGIINPVGGTKNARTAPLQCVSMAEGHTKPVLCLDATDELLFTGSKDRSCKMWNLVTGQEIASLKGHPNNVVSIKYCSHTGLVFTVSTSYIKVWDIRDSARCIRTLTSSGQVISGDACAGTTTRTVTSVQGEHQINQIALNPTGTMLYAATGNSVRIWELSRLQPIGKLSGHIGPVMCLTVNQTASNHDLVVTGSKDHYVKVFEIAEGMVGNIGPTHNFEPPHYDGIECLAIQGDILFSGSRDNGIKKWDLEQQELIQQIPNAHKDWVCALAFIPGRPMVLSACRGGMIKVWNVDTFTPVGEIKGHDSPINAICTNSKHIFTASSDCRVKLWNYVPGLTPCLPRRVLAIKGRATSLP, encoded by the exons GATCCGTCCCCAATTGTCCAAAGAGAAAATAGAGGGATGTCACATCTGCACCTCAGTGACGCCTGGCGAGCCCCAAGTCCTGCTGGGGAAGGACAAGGCCTTCACCTACGACTTTGTCTTTGACCTGGACACATGGCAGGAGCAGATCTACACAACGTGCGTGGGCAAGCTCATCGAAGGCTGCTTCGAGGGCTACAATGCCACCGTGCTGGCGTACGGCCAG ACTGGTGCAGGGAAGACGTACACCATGGGCACTGGCTTCGACATGAACATCTCTGAGGAAGAGCAGGGCATCATCCCGCGGGCCATCGGCCACCTCTTCAGTGGCATCGAGGAGCGCAAGCAGGCCGCGCAGAGTCAGGGTGTGGCGGCACCCGAGTTCAAAGTCAGCGCCCAGTTCCTGGAG CTCTACAATGAGGAGATCCTGGACCTGTTTGACAGTACCCGTGACCCTGATGCACGCCACCGCAAATCCAACATCAAAATCCATGAGGATGCCAGTGGGAGCATCTACACCACGGGTGTCACGTCGCGCCTCATCAGCTCGCAGGATGAG CTGATCCAGTGCCTAAAACAGGGGGCTCTTTCCCGCACCACCGCCAGCACCCAGATGAACGTGCAGAGCTCCCGGTCCCATGCCATCTTCACCATTCATCTATGCCAGATGAGAGTGTGCACCCGCCCGGAGCTG GTGAATGGGGAGGTGAACAGCCTCCTGGACGGAGCCCAGCCCACCACCGAGTACGAGACCCTCACGGCCAAGTTTCACTTTGTAGACCTGGCTGGCTCAGAGAGGCTGAAGCGAACAGGTGCTACTGGCGAGAGAGCGAAGGAAGGCATCTCCATCAACTGTGGGCTG CTGGCCTTGGGGAACGTCATTAGTGCCCTCGGAGACCAGAGCAAGAAAGTTGTGCACGTGCCCTACCGTGACTCCAAGCTCACCCGCCTGCTGCAGGATTCCCTTGGGGGCAACAG CCAAACCATCATGATCGCCTGTGTAAGCCCATCTGACCGGGACTTCATGGAGACCCTGAACACGCTCAAGTATGCTAACCGGGCTCGCAACATCAAGAACAAGGTGGTGGTGAACCAGGACAAGACAAGTCAACAGATCAGTGCCCTGCGGGCCGAGATCGCCCGCCTGCAGATGGAGCTGATGGAGTACAAGGCG GGCAAGCGGGTCATTGGGGAGGATGGCTCGGAGGGCTACAGTGACCTTTTCCGCGAGAACGCCATGCTGCAGAAGGAGAACAGCACCCTGCGCATGCGGGTGAAGGCCATGCAGGAGGCCATCGATGCTATCAACAGCAGGGTCACCCACCTCATGAGCCAGGAGGCCAATCTGATGCTGGCCAAGGCAG GTGATGGTAATGAAGCCATTGGCACCCTCATCCAGAACTACATCCGGGAGATTGAAGAGCTGAG GACGAAGCTTTTGGAGAGCGAGTCCATGAATGAGTCTCTGCGTCGCAGCCTCTCACGTGTCTCTGCCCGGCCCCCCTACTCCATGGGCTCGTCCCCAGCGTCTGGCTTGGCTGGCCTGTGCAGCCCCGCTGCTCCGGTGGAGACAGAGGCCTCTGATGTCCTCCGACGGGCCAAGCAGGACCTGGAGCgcctgaaaaagaaagagaggaggcAGCGGAGGAAAAG cccGGAGAAGGAAGCATTTAAGAAGCGGCAGAAACTGCAGCAGGACAATGGGGAGGAGACGGATGAGAACGAGGTGGAAGAG gaggaggaggaacaggatGAGAGTGGCTGTGAGGAAGAAGATGGACATGAAGATGAGGATGAGGACTCAGCCAGTGAAGAGAGCCTGGTGGACTCAGACTCGGATGCAGAGGAGAAGG CCGTGAATTTCCAGGCCGACCTGGCGGATCTGACTTGCGAGATAGAGATCAAGCAGAAGCTGATTGATGAGCTGGAGAACAGCCAGCGGCGCCTGCAGACCCTGAAGCACCAGTATGAGGAGAAGCTGATCCTGCTGCAGAACAAGATTCGGGACACACAGCTGGAGCGGGACCGGGTCCTGCAGAACCTCA GCACCATGGAGTGCTACACAGAGGAGAAAGCCAACAAGATCAAAGCAGACTACGAGAAGCGGCTGAAGGAGATGAACCGGGACCTGCAGAAGCTCCAGGCAGCCCAGAAGGAGCATGCTCGCCTGCTCAAGAACCAGTCCCGCTACGAGCGGGAGCTGAGGAAGCTGCAGGCGGAGGTGGCCGAGATGAAGAAGGCAAAG GTTGCGCTGATGAAGCAGATGCGAGAGGAGCAGCAGCGGAGGCGGCTGGCAGAGACAAAGAGGAATCGGGAGATCGCGCAGCTCAAGAAGGAGCAGCGCCGGCAGGAG TTTCAGATCCGGGCTCTGGAGTCTCAGAAGCGGCAGCAGGAAATAGTGCTGCGGAGGAAAACCCAGGAG GTCTCAGCGCTGCGCCGTCTCGCCAAGCCCATGTCAGACCGGGTCGCAGGCAGGACAAGCCAGAAGCCGGCCATGCTGGACTCAGGCGCGGAGGTCTCGGCCAGCACCACCTCCTCCGAGCCCGAGTCTGGCGCTCGCTCCGTCTCCAGCATCGTGCGCCAGTGGAACAGGAAAATCAACAACTTTCTGGGAGACCCTTCATCCTCCGTGAATGGGGCTCGGCCCGCCAG GAAGAAGTTCCCCAAGAAGGGGGCGAGCCAGACCTTCAGCAAAGCCGCCCGCCTCAAGTGGCAGTCACTGGAGCGGCGCATCTTCGACATCGTGATGCAGAGGATGACCATTGTCAACCTGGAGGCTGACATGGAGCGGCTCATCAAG AAACGCGAggagctggcactgctgcaggaaGCATTGCTGGGCAAGAGGATGAAACTGCAGGCAGAGAGCCCCAAGGAGCAGAAAGGGCTACAGGAGCTGAACGAGGAGATTGAGGTGCTGGGGGCCAACATTGACTACATCAATGACAGCATTTCTGACTGCCAGGCCACCATCATGCAGATCGAGGAGACCAAG GAGGAGCTGGACTCCACAGACACCTCAGTCGTGAtcagctcctgctccctggcCGAAGCCCGGCTCCTGCTGGACAACTTCTTGAAGGCTTCCATCGACAAG gggctgcaggtggcTCAGAAGGAGGCCCAGATCCGCCTGCTGGAGGGGCGCCTGCGGCAGACGGACATGACTAGCTCCTCGCAGAACCATGCCATCCTGGATGCCCTGCGAGAGAAGGCTGAGTCGCACCCCGAGCTGCAGGCCCTGATCCACAACGTCCAGCAAG AGAATGGCTACACCAGCACGGATGAGGAGGTCTCAGAGTTCAGCCTGGCTTCAGATGGGAG CATCTCCCAGTCTTTCACCATGAAGGGCTCAGCAAGCCAGGATGATTTCAAGTTCAAG GGAGAGCCCAAGCTCTCAGGGCAGATGAAGGCAGTGTCAGCTGAGTGTCTAGGACCCACGCTGGACGTCTCCACCAAGAACATCACCAAGTCCTTGGCATCCCTCATGGAGATCAAAGAGGATGGGATCAGCTTCTCCATCCGAGACCCCTATTACAAGGAGAAGGTGTCACGCACCATCAGCCTTCCGACGCGAGGAAGCACCTT TCCCAGGCAATCTCGTGGCTCGGACACTTCACCTCTGACAAGGAGGAAATCCTATGACCGTGGCCAACCTGCCAG GCCTCCAGATGTTGGCTTCACGCCTCCCTCATCCCCACCCACCCGTCCACGCAACGACCGCAATGTCTTCTCTCGTCTCACAAGCAACCAGAGCCAGGGGTCTGCCTTGGATAA GGGCATCATTAACCCGGTGGGTGGCACCAAGAATGCCCGGACAGCCCCGCTGCAGTGCGTCTCCATGGCAGAAGGACATACCAAGCCTGTGCTCTGCCTGGATGCCACCGATGAGCTGCTTTTCACTGGGTCCAAAG acCGGAGCTGCAAAATGTGGAACCTGGTGACGGGCCAAGAAATTGCTTCCCTCAAGGGTCACCCAAACAATGTGGTTTCCATCAAGTACTGCAGCCACACGGGGCTGGTGTTCACTGTGTCCACATCGTACATCAAAGTGTGGGACATCCGGGACTCGGCCCGGTGCATCCGCACCCTCAC ATCTTCTGGACAGGTGATCTCTGGGGACGCGTGTGCTGGGACCACCACCCGCACTGTCACCAGCGTGCAGGGGGAGCACCAGATCAACCAGATTGCTCTCAACCCCACTGGCACTATGCTCTATGCTGCCACTGGTAACTCTGTCCGCATCTGGGAGCTGAGCAG GTTGCAGCCCATTGGGAAGCTGAGTGGCCACATCGGGCCTGTGATGTGTCTCACGGTAAACCAGACGGCGAGCAACCACGACCTGGTGGTCACAGGCTCCAAAGATCACTACGTCAAG GTGTTTGAGATTGCTGAGGGCATGGTGGGCAATATTGGCCCCACTCACAACTTTGAGCCCCCTCACTACGATGGCATCGAGTGCCTGGCCATCCAGGGAGACATCCTTTTCAGCGGCTCCAGGGACAACGGCATAAAGAAGTGGGATCTGGAGCAGCAGGAACTTATCCAG CAAATCCCCAATGCCCACAAAGACTGGGTCTGTGCCCTTGCCTTCATCCCTGGCCGCCCCATGGTGCTGAGTGCCTGCCGAGGAGGCATGATCAAAGTCTGGAATGTGGACACCTTCACCCCGGTTGGGGAGATCAAAGGGCATGACAGCCCCATCAATGCCATCTGCACCAACTCAAAGCACATCTTCACTGCCTCCAG TGACTGCCGGGTAAAGTTATGGAATTACGTGCCTGGGCTCACCCCTTGCCTTCCACGACGCGTCCTTGCCATAAAGGGCCGTGCTACTAGTCTGCCTTGA
- the KIF21B gene encoding kinesin-like protein KIF21B isoform X1: MAAPDSCVKVAVRIRPQLSKEKIEGCHICTSVTPGEPQVLLGKDKAFTYDFVFDLDTWQEQIYTTCVGKLIEGCFEGYNATVLAYGQTGAGKTYTMGTGFDMNISEEEQGIIPRAIGHLFSGIEERKQAAQSQGVAAPEFKVSAQFLELYNEEILDLFDSTRDPDARHRKSNIKIHEDASGSIYTTGVTSRLISSQDELIQCLKQGALSRTTASTQMNVQSSRSHAIFTIHLCQMRVCTRPELVNGEVNSLLDGAQPTTEYETLTAKFHFVDLAGSERLKRTGATGERAKEGISINCGLLALGNVISALGDQSKKVVHVPYRDSKLTRLLQDSLGGNSQTIMIACVSPSDRDFMETLNTLKYANRARNIKNKVVVNQDKTSQQISALRAEIARLQMELMEYKAGKRVIGEDGSEGYSDLFRENAMLQKENSTLRMRVKAMQEAIDAINSRVTHLMSQEANLMLAKAGDGNEAIGTLIQNYIREIEELRTKLLESESMNESLRRSLSRVSARPPYSMGSSPASGLAGLCSPAAPVETEASDVLRRAKQDLERLKKKERRQRRKSPEKEAFKKRQKLQQDNGEETDENEVEEEEEEQDESGCEEEDGHEDEDEDSASEESLVDSDSDAEEKAVNFQADLADLTCEIEIKQKLIDELENSQRRLQTLKHQYEEKLILLQNKIRDTQLERDRVLQNLSTMECYTEEKANKIKADYEKRLKEMNRDLQKLQAAQKEHARLLKNQSRYERELRKLQAEVAEMKKAKVALMKQMREEQQRRRLAETKRNREIAQLKKEQRRQEFQIRALESQKRQQEIVLRRKTQEVSALRRLAKPMSDRVAGRTSQKPAMLDSGAEVSASTTSSEPESGARSVSSIVRQWNRKINNFLGDPSSSVNGARPARKKFPKKGASQTFSKAARLKWQSLERRIFDIVMQRMTIVNLEADMERLIKKREELALLQEALLGKRMKLQAESPKEQKGLQELNEEIEVLGANIDYINDSISDCQATIMQIEETKEELDSTDTSVVISSCSLAEARLLLDNFLKASIDKGLQVAQKEAQIRLLEGRLRQTDMTSSSQNHAILDALREKAESHPELQALIHNVQQENGYTSTDEEVSEFSLASDGSISQSFTMKGSASQDDFKFKGEPKLSGQMKAVSAECLGPTLDVSTKNITKSLASLMEIKEDGISFSIRDPYYKEKVSRTISLPTRGSTFPRQSRGSDTSPLTRRKSYDRGQPARPPDVGFTPPSSPPTRPRNDRNVFSRLTSNQSQGSALDKSDDSDSSVSEVLRGIINPVGGTKNARTAPLQCVSMAEGHTKPVLCLDATDELLFTGSKDRSCKMWNLVTGQEIASLKGHPNNVVSIKYCSHTGLVFTVSTSYIKVWDIRDSARCIRTLTSSGQVISGDACAGTTTRTVTSVQGEHQINQIALNPTGTMLYAATGNSVRIWELSRLQPIGKLSGHIGPVMCLTVNQTASNHDLVVTGSKDHYVKVFEIAEGMVGNIGPTHNFEPPHYDGIECLAIQGDILFSGSRDNGIKKWDLEQQELIQQIPNAHKDWVCALAFIPGRPMVLSACRGGMIKVWNVDTFTPVGEIKGHDSPINAICTNSKHIFTASSDCRVKLWNYVPGLTPCLPRRVLAIKGRATSLP, translated from the exons GATCCGTCCCCAATTGTCCAAAGAGAAAATAGAGGGATGTCACATCTGCACCTCAGTGACGCCTGGCGAGCCCCAAGTCCTGCTGGGGAAGGACAAGGCCTTCACCTACGACTTTGTCTTTGACCTGGACACATGGCAGGAGCAGATCTACACAACGTGCGTGGGCAAGCTCATCGAAGGCTGCTTCGAGGGCTACAATGCCACCGTGCTGGCGTACGGCCAG ACTGGTGCAGGGAAGACGTACACCATGGGCACTGGCTTCGACATGAACATCTCTGAGGAAGAGCAGGGCATCATCCCGCGGGCCATCGGCCACCTCTTCAGTGGCATCGAGGAGCGCAAGCAGGCCGCGCAGAGTCAGGGTGTGGCGGCACCCGAGTTCAAAGTCAGCGCCCAGTTCCTGGAG CTCTACAATGAGGAGATCCTGGACCTGTTTGACAGTACCCGTGACCCTGATGCACGCCACCGCAAATCCAACATCAAAATCCATGAGGATGCCAGTGGGAGCATCTACACCACGGGTGTCACGTCGCGCCTCATCAGCTCGCAGGATGAG CTGATCCAGTGCCTAAAACAGGGGGCTCTTTCCCGCACCACCGCCAGCACCCAGATGAACGTGCAGAGCTCCCGGTCCCATGCCATCTTCACCATTCATCTATGCCAGATGAGAGTGTGCACCCGCCCGGAGCTG GTGAATGGGGAGGTGAACAGCCTCCTGGACGGAGCCCAGCCCACCACCGAGTACGAGACCCTCACGGCCAAGTTTCACTTTGTAGACCTGGCTGGCTCAGAGAGGCTGAAGCGAACAGGTGCTACTGGCGAGAGAGCGAAGGAAGGCATCTCCATCAACTGTGGGCTG CTGGCCTTGGGGAACGTCATTAGTGCCCTCGGAGACCAGAGCAAGAAAGTTGTGCACGTGCCCTACCGTGACTCCAAGCTCACCCGCCTGCTGCAGGATTCCCTTGGGGGCAACAG CCAAACCATCATGATCGCCTGTGTAAGCCCATCTGACCGGGACTTCATGGAGACCCTGAACACGCTCAAGTATGCTAACCGGGCTCGCAACATCAAGAACAAGGTGGTGGTGAACCAGGACAAGACAAGTCAACAGATCAGTGCCCTGCGGGCCGAGATCGCCCGCCTGCAGATGGAGCTGATGGAGTACAAGGCG GGCAAGCGGGTCATTGGGGAGGATGGCTCGGAGGGCTACAGTGACCTTTTCCGCGAGAACGCCATGCTGCAGAAGGAGAACAGCACCCTGCGCATGCGGGTGAAGGCCATGCAGGAGGCCATCGATGCTATCAACAGCAGGGTCACCCACCTCATGAGCCAGGAGGCCAATCTGATGCTGGCCAAGGCAG GTGATGGTAATGAAGCCATTGGCACCCTCATCCAGAACTACATCCGGGAGATTGAAGAGCTGAG GACGAAGCTTTTGGAGAGCGAGTCCATGAATGAGTCTCTGCGTCGCAGCCTCTCACGTGTCTCTGCCCGGCCCCCCTACTCCATGGGCTCGTCCCCAGCGTCTGGCTTGGCTGGCCTGTGCAGCCCCGCTGCTCCGGTGGAGACAGAGGCCTCTGATGTCCTCCGACGGGCCAAGCAGGACCTGGAGCgcctgaaaaagaaagagaggaggcAGCGGAGGAAAAG cccGGAGAAGGAAGCATTTAAGAAGCGGCAGAAACTGCAGCAGGACAATGGGGAGGAGACGGATGAGAACGAGGTGGAAGAG gaggaggaggaacaggatGAGAGTGGCTGTGAGGAAGAAGATGGACATGAAGATGAGGATGAGGACTCAGCCAGTGAAGAGAGCCTGGTGGACTCAGACTCGGATGCAGAGGAGAAGG CCGTGAATTTCCAGGCCGACCTGGCGGATCTGACTTGCGAGATAGAGATCAAGCAGAAGCTGATTGATGAGCTGGAGAACAGCCAGCGGCGCCTGCAGACCCTGAAGCACCAGTATGAGGAGAAGCTGATCCTGCTGCAGAACAAGATTCGGGACACACAGCTGGAGCGGGACCGGGTCCTGCAGAACCTCA GCACCATGGAGTGCTACACAGAGGAGAAAGCCAACAAGATCAAAGCAGACTACGAGAAGCGGCTGAAGGAGATGAACCGGGACCTGCAGAAGCTCCAGGCAGCCCAGAAGGAGCATGCTCGCCTGCTCAAGAACCAGTCCCGCTACGAGCGGGAGCTGAGGAAGCTGCAGGCGGAGGTGGCCGAGATGAAGAAGGCAAAG GTTGCGCTGATGAAGCAGATGCGAGAGGAGCAGCAGCGGAGGCGGCTGGCAGAGACAAAGAGGAATCGGGAGATCGCGCAGCTCAAGAAGGAGCAGCGCCGGCAGGAG TTTCAGATCCGGGCTCTGGAGTCTCAGAAGCGGCAGCAGGAAATAGTGCTGCGGAGGAAAACCCAGGAG GTCTCAGCGCTGCGCCGTCTCGCCAAGCCCATGTCAGACCGGGTCGCAGGCAGGACAAGCCAGAAGCCGGCCATGCTGGACTCAGGCGCGGAGGTCTCGGCCAGCACCACCTCCTCCGAGCCCGAGTCTGGCGCTCGCTCCGTCTCCAGCATCGTGCGCCAGTGGAACAGGAAAATCAACAACTTTCTGGGAGACCCTTCATCCTCCGTGAATGGGGCTCGGCCCGCCAG GAAGAAGTTCCCCAAGAAGGGGGCGAGCCAGACCTTCAGCAAAGCCGCCCGCCTCAAGTGGCAGTCACTGGAGCGGCGCATCTTCGACATCGTGATGCAGAGGATGACCATTGTCAACCTGGAGGCTGACATGGAGCGGCTCATCAAG AAACGCGAggagctggcactgctgcaggaaGCATTGCTGGGCAAGAGGATGAAACTGCAGGCAGAGAGCCCCAAGGAGCAGAAAGGGCTACAGGAGCTGAACGAGGAGATTGAGGTGCTGGGGGCCAACATTGACTACATCAATGACAGCATTTCTGACTGCCAGGCCACCATCATGCAGATCGAGGAGACCAAG GAGGAGCTGGACTCCACAGACACCTCAGTCGTGAtcagctcctgctccctggcCGAAGCCCGGCTCCTGCTGGACAACTTCTTGAAGGCTTCCATCGACAAG gggctgcaggtggcTCAGAAGGAGGCCCAGATCCGCCTGCTGGAGGGGCGCCTGCGGCAGACGGACATGACTAGCTCCTCGCAGAACCATGCCATCCTGGATGCCCTGCGAGAGAAGGCTGAGTCGCACCCCGAGCTGCAGGCCCTGATCCACAACGTCCAGCAAG AGAATGGCTACACCAGCACGGATGAGGAGGTCTCAGAGTTCAGCCTGGCTTCAGATGGGAG CATCTCCCAGTCTTTCACCATGAAGGGCTCAGCAAGCCAGGATGATTTCAAGTTCAAG GGAGAGCCCAAGCTCTCAGGGCAGATGAAGGCAGTGTCAGCTGAGTGTCTAGGACCCACGCTGGACGTCTCCACCAAGAACATCACCAAGTCCTTGGCATCCCTCATGGAGATCAAAGAGGATGGGATCAGCTTCTCCATCCGAGACCCCTATTACAAGGAGAAGGTGTCACGCACCATCAGCCTTCCGACGCGAGGAAGCACCTT TCCCAGGCAATCTCGTGGCTCGGACACTTCACCTCTGACAAGGAGGAAATCCTATGACCGTGGCCAACCTGCCAG GCCTCCAGATGTTGGCTTCACGCCTCCCTCATCCCCACCCACCCGTCCACGCAACGACCGCAATGTCTTCTCTCGTCTCACAAGCAACCAGAGCCAGGGGTCTGCCTTGGATAA GTCTGATGACAGCGATTCCTCTGTCTCGGAGGTGCTGAG GGGCATCATTAACCCGGTGGGTGGCACCAAGAATGCCCGGACAGCCCCGCTGCAGTGCGTCTCCATGGCAGAAGGACATACCAAGCCTGTGCTCTGCCTGGATGCCACCGATGAGCTGCTTTTCACTGGGTCCAAAG acCGGAGCTGCAAAATGTGGAACCTGGTGACGGGCCAAGAAATTGCTTCCCTCAAGGGTCACCCAAACAATGTGGTTTCCATCAAGTACTGCAGCCACACGGGGCTGGTGTTCACTGTGTCCACATCGTACATCAAAGTGTGGGACATCCGGGACTCGGCCCGGTGCATCCGCACCCTCAC ATCTTCTGGACAGGTGATCTCTGGGGACGCGTGTGCTGGGACCACCACCCGCACTGTCACCAGCGTGCAGGGGGAGCACCAGATCAACCAGATTGCTCTCAACCCCACTGGCACTATGCTCTATGCTGCCACTGGTAACTCTGTCCGCATCTGGGAGCTGAGCAG GTTGCAGCCCATTGGGAAGCTGAGTGGCCACATCGGGCCTGTGATGTGTCTCACGGTAAACCAGACGGCGAGCAACCACGACCTGGTGGTCACAGGCTCCAAAGATCACTACGTCAAG GTGTTTGAGATTGCTGAGGGCATGGTGGGCAATATTGGCCCCACTCACAACTTTGAGCCCCCTCACTACGATGGCATCGAGTGCCTGGCCATCCAGGGAGACATCCTTTTCAGCGGCTCCAGGGACAACGGCATAAAGAAGTGGGATCTGGAGCAGCAGGAACTTATCCAG CAAATCCCCAATGCCCACAAAGACTGGGTCTGTGCCCTTGCCTTCATCCCTGGCCGCCCCATGGTGCTGAGTGCCTGCCGAGGAGGCATGATCAAAGTCTGGAATGTGGACACCTTCACCCCGGTTGGGGAGATCAAAGGGCATGACAGCCCCATCAATGCCATCTGCACCAACTCAAAGCACATCTTCACTGCCTCCAG TGACTGCCGGGTAAAGTTATGGAATTACGTGCCTGGGCTCACCCCTTGCCTTCCACGACGCGTCCTTGCCATAAAGGGCCGTGCTACTAGTCTGCCTTGA